One segment of Phaeacidiphilus oryzae TH49 DNA contains the following:
- a CDS encoding ferritin-like domain-containing protein has product MSSSPGPSARSTATSPQLSALQAALAAEQAAVYGYGVVGAHLGGPARGRATDAYQAHRTQRDALARRISAAGATPTPAAPAYGLPFAVNDPASATRLAVVLEERLADVYANAVQAFPAGQDRAEAAAALRDAAVRAVRWRGSSVPFPGLGAG; this is encoded by the coding sequence ATGAGCAGCAGCCCGGGGCCGTCCGCCCGGTCCACCGCCACTTCCCCCCAACTCTCCGCGCTGCAGGCCGCGTTGGCCGCCGAGCAGGCCGCGGTCTACGGCTACGGCGTGGTCGGCGCCCACCTCGGTGGCCCGGCCAGGGGCCGGGCCACCGACGCCTACCAGGCGCACCGGACCCAGCGGGACGCGCTGGCCCGGCGGATCTCCGCGGCCGGCGCCACCCCGACCCCGGCCGCTCCCGCCTACGGTCTGCCGTTCGCGGTGAACGACCCCGCCTCCGCGACCCGGCTGGCGGTCGTCCTGGAGGAGCGGCTCGCCGACGTCTACGCCAACGCGGTGCAGGCCTTCCCGGCCGGCCAGGACCGCGCGGAGGCCGCCGCCGCGCTGCGGGACGCGGCCGTGCGGGCGGTCCGCTGGCGCGGCTCCTCGGTTCCGTTCCCCGGTCTGGGAGCGGGTTAG
- the rimP gene encoding ribosome maturation factor RimP, whose protein sequence is MSNTQSDRLRALLEPLTAEAGLDLEEIQVSQAGKRRRLQVVVDGDEGVSLDTVAELSREFGKALDESDAMGDGEYVLEVGSPGVDRPLTRPRHWRRAVGRLVEARLADGVPGGEAVGRVLESDEAEDGGVLLEIPPVKGRGKPSERRLAYAEIARARVQVEFNRKEDKKSDASDEGDEKKEEA, encoded by the coding sequence ATGAGCAATACCCAGAGCGATCGGCTGCGTGCCCTGCTGGAACCACTGACCGCCGAGGCGGGCCTCGATCTGGAGGAGATCCAGGTCTCGCAGGCCGGCAAGCGCCGCCGCCTCCAGGTGGTCGTCGACGGCGACGAGGGCGTCAGCCTGGACACCGTCGCCGAGTTGAGCCGGGAGTTCGGTAAGGCGCTCGACGAGTCCGACGCGATGGGCGACGGAGAGTACGTCCTCGAGGTCGGCTCCCCGGGCGTGGACCGTCCGCTCACCCGCCCCCGCCACTGGCGCCGCGCCGTCGGCCGGCTGGTGGAGGCGCGGCTCGCCGACGGTGTCCCCGGGGGAGAGGCCGTCGGCCGGGTGCTGGAGAGCGACGAGGCCGAGGACGGCGGAGTCCTGCTGGAGATCCCGCCGGTGAAGGGCCGCGGCAAGCCGTCCGAGCGCCGGCTGGCCTATGCGGAGATCGCCAGGGCGCGGGTCCAGGTCGAGTTCAACCGCAAGGAAGACAAGAAGTCTGACGCCTCCGACGAGGGGGACGAGAAGAAGGAGGAGGCGTAG
- the infB gene encoding translation initiation factor IF-2: MAKVRVYELAKEFGVESKVVMAKLQELGEFVRSASSTIEAPVVRKLENAFNKSSSASGAKGSNGAAPAKPAARKPAAPKPAGGSAGAAKPAAPGPRPGPAAPRPAAGPAAPRPAAGAPADGGAARPAASGPRPGPRPAPAAPRPAAPAAPAAEFSAPPAEESKQQSPQPRGDQGQGRGEAPAGNRPAASGPRPGPRPAPAPRPAGPRPGNNPFTSGSTGMPKPGQRPGGDRPARPGGPRPGGGQGAGAPRPGGPRPGAPRPGGGPRPGGSGGAAPGGMPRPQGGARPSPGNMPRPNPGMMPSRPAAGGGARPGGPGGRSGGPGGRPGGGGGRPGFAGRPGGPGGGGGGRPGGGGGGFGGPRPGGFGGGGGRPGFGGRPGGPGGRGGTQGAFGRGPGGRPARGRKSKRAKRQEYEAMQAPSVGGVMLPRGNGQVVRLSRGASLTDFAEKINANPASLVQVMFNLGEMVTATQSVSDDTLKLLADEMGFTLEIVSPEDEDRELLESFDIEFGEDEGGEEQLAPRPPVVTVMGHVDHGKTRLLDAIRKSNVVAGEAGGITQHIGAYQVAAEVNGEERPITFIDTPGHEAFTAMRARGAKSTDIAILVVAANDGVMPQTVEALNHAKAADVPIVVAVNKIDVEGADPAKVRGQLTEYGLVAEEYGGDTMFVDISAKQGLNIESLLEAVVLTADASLDLRANPEQDAQGIAIEAHLDKGRGAMATVLVQRGTLRVGDSVVVGDAHGRVRAMLDENGNSLKEAGPSRPVLVLGLTSVPRAGDNFLVVDDDRTARQIAEKREARERNARFAQRRVRVSLEDLDKAIAAGDIEQLNLIIKGDVSGSVEALEDALLKLDVGEEVELRILHRGVGAITESDVDLAMGSDAIIIGFNVRAEGRARTAAEREGVDIRYYSVIYQAIEEIENALKGMLKPEYEEVQLGTAEVRDIFRSSKFGTIAGCLVRSGIMRRNAKARLIRDGKVVAENLTIDSLRRFKDDATEVREGFECGLTLGSFNDIKVDDQIETFEMREKPRV, from the coding sequence GTGGCTAAGGTCCGGGTCTACGAACTCGCGAAGGAGTTCGGGGTAGAGAGCAAGGTCGTCATGGCCAAGCTCCAGGAACTCGGTGAGTTCGTCCGTTCGGCGTCGTCGACCATCGAGGCGCCTGTCGTACGCAAGCTTGAGAACGCTTTCAACAAGAGCAGCTCCGCTTCCGGTGCGAAGGGAAGCAACGGGGCCGCTCCCGCCAAGCCCGCGGCGCGCAAGCCCGCGGCACCCAAGCCGGCCGGCGGCTCCGCCGGTGCGGCCAAGCCCGCCGCTCCGGGGCCGCGCCCCGGTCCGGCCGCGCCGCGTCCGGCCGCCGGCCCCGCGGCGCCGCGTCCGGCCGCCGGCGCGCCCGCCGACGGCGGTGCCGCCCGTCCGGCCGCCTCCGGCCCGCGTCCGGGTCCGCGTCCGGCTCCGGCCGCGCCGCGTCCGGCCGCGCCGGCCGCCCCGGCGGCGGAGTTCTCCGCGCCGCCGGCGGAGGAGAGCAAGCAGCAGAGCCCGCAGCCCAGGGGCGACCAGGGCCAGGGCCGCGGCGAGGCCCCGGCCGGGAACCGTCCGGCCGCCTCGGGCCCGCGTCCGGGTCCGCGTCCGGCCCCGGCCCCGCGTCCGGCCGGCCCGCGTCCGGGCAACAACCCCTTCACCTCGGGCAGCACCGGGATGCCGAAGCCGGGGCAGCGCCCCGGTGGCGACCGTCCCGCGCGTCCCGGCGGCCCCCGTCCGGGCGGCGGCCAGGGCGCCGGCGCTCCGCGTCCGGGCGGCCCGCGTCCCGGCGCTCCGCGTCCGGGCGGCGGCCCGCGTCCCGGCGGTTCCGGCGGTGCGGCCCCCGGCGGCATGCCCCGTCCGCAGGGCGGCGCGCGTCCGTCTCCGGGCAACATGCCGCGTCCCAACCCGGGGATGATGCCCTCGCGTCCCGCCGCCGGCGGTGGCGCGCGTCCGGGCGGCCCCGGCGGCCGCTCCGGCGGTCCGGGCGGTCGTCCCGGTGGCGGCGGCGGTCGTCCGGGCTTCGCCGGTCGTCCCGGCGGTCCCGGTGGCGGCGGTGGCGGTCGTCCCGGTGGCGGCGGCGGCGGTTTCGGCGGCCCGCGTCCGGGCGGCTTCGGTGGCGGCGGTGGCCGTCCCGGTTTCGGCGGACGTCCCGGTGGCCCGGGTGGCCGCGGTGGCACGCAGGGTGCGTTCGGGCGTGGCCCGGGCGGGCGTCCGGCGCGCGGCCGTAAGTCGAAGCGGGCGAAGCGCCAGGAGTACGAGGCCATGCAGGCCCCGTCCGTGGGCGGCGTCATGCTGCCTCGCGGCAACGGCCAGGTGGTCCGGCTGTCGCGCGGTGCCTCGCTCACCGACTTCGCGGAGAAGATCAACGCCAACCCGGCCTCGCTGGTCCAGGTGATGTTCAACCTGGGCGAGATGGTGACGGCGACTCAGTCCGTGTCCGACGACACGCTGAAGCTGCTGGCCGACGAGATGGGCTTCACCCTCGAGATCGTCAGCCCGGAGGACGAGGACCGCGAGCTCCTGGAGTCCTTCGACATCGAGTTCGGCGAGGACGAGGGCGGCGAGGAGCAGCTCGCTCCGCGTCCGCCCGTGGTCACCGTCATGGGCCACGTCGACCACGGTAAGACCCGCCTTCTGGACGCGATCCGGAAGTCGAACGTGGTCGCGGGCGAGGCCGGCGGCATCACCCAGCACATCGGCGCGTACCAGGTGGCGGCCGAGGTGAACGGCGAAGAGCGCCCGATCACCTTCATCGACACCCCCGGTCACGAGGCGTTCACCGCCATGCGTGCCCGCGGTGCCAAGTCGACCGACATCGCGATCCTGGTGGTCGCGGCGAACGACGGCGTGATGCCGCAGACCGTCGAGGCGCTGAACCACGCCAAGGCGGCCGACGTGCCGATCGTGGTCGCGGTCAACAAGATCGACGTCGAGGGCGCCGACCCGGCCAAGGTGCGCGGTCAGCTGACCGAGTACGGGCTGGTGGCCGAGGAGTACGGCGGCGACACCATGTTCGTCGACATCTCCGCCAAGCAGGGCCTCAACATCGAGAGCCTGCTGGAGGCCGTGGTCCTCACCGCGGACGCCTCGCTCGACCTCCGGGCCAACCCGGAGCAGGACGCGCAGGGCATCGCGATCGAGGCCCACCTGGACAAGGGGCGCGGCGCCATGGCGACCGTCCTGGTCCAGCGCGGAACGCTGCGGGTCGGCGACTCGGTCGTGGTCGGCGACGCCCACGGCCGCGTCCGGGCGATGCTCGACGAGAACGGCAACAGCCTCAAGGAGGCCGGGCCCTCCCGTCCGGTCCTGGTGCTGGGTCTGACGTCCGTGCCGCGCGCCGGCGACAACTTCCTGGTCGTCGACGACGACCGGACGGCCCGTCAGATCGCGGAGAAGCGCGAGGCGCGCGAGCGCAACGCGCGGTTCGCGCAGCGCCGGGTGCGGGTCTCCCTGGAGGACCTGGACAAGGCCATCGCCGCCGGCGACATCGAGCAGCTCAACCTCATCATCAAGGGCGACGTCTCCGGTTCCGTGGAGGCCCTGGAGGACGCGCTGCTCAAGCTGGACGTCGGCGAGGAGGTCGAGCTCCGGATCCTGCACCGCGGTGTGGGTGCCATCACCGAGTCCGACGTGGACCTGGCGATGGGCTCGGACGCCATCATCATCGGCTTCAACGTGCGCGCCGAGGGGCGTGCGCGGACCGCGGCCGAGCGCGAGGGCGTCGACATCCGGTACTACTCGGTCATCTACCAGGCGATCGAGGAGATCGAGAACGCCCTCAAGGGCATGCTCAAGCCGGAGTACGAGGAGGTGCAGCTCGGCACCGCCGAGGTGCGCGACATCTTCCGGTCCTCCAAGTTCGGCACCATCGCCGGTTGCCTCGTGCGGTCCGGGATCATGCGGCGGAACGCGAAGGCGCGGCTCATCCGGGACGGCAAGGTCGTCGCGGAGAACCTCACCATCGACTCGCTGCGCCGGTTCAAGGACGACGCGACCGAGGTGCGCGAAGGCTTCGAGTGCGGTCTGACCCTGGGGTCGTTCAACGACATCAAGGTCGACGACCAGATCGAGACCTTCGAGATGCGCGAGAAGCCCCGCGTCTGA
- the nusA gene encoding transcription termination factor NusA has protein sequence MDIDMSALRGLVREKEISFDLLVEAIESALLIAYHRTEGSHQRARVELDRKTGHVTVWATETPDEAEAAGGDAEPREFDDTPSGFGRIAATTAKQVILQRLRDAEEEVTFGEYAGREGDIVTGVVQQGKDPKNILVDIGKLEAILPSQEQVPGEDYAHGVRLKCYVVAVRKGVRGPSVTLSRTHPNLVRKLFALEVPEIADGSVEIAAIAREAGHRSKIAVRSVKQGLNAKGACIGPMGGRVRNVMAELHGEKIDIVDWSDDPAEMVANALSPARVSRVEVVDRDARSARVTVPDYQLSLAIGKEGQNARLAARLTGWRIDIRPDTADEAESPAGD, from the coding sequence GTGGACATCGACATGAGCGCATTGCGCGGTCTGGTGAGGGAGAAGGAGATCTCGTTCGACCTCCTGGTGGAGGCGATCGAGTCCGCCCTCCTCATCGCCTACCACCGCACCGAGGGCTCGCACCAGCGGGCCCGGGTGGAGCTGGACCGCAAGACCGGCCATGTGACCGTCTGGGCGACGGAGACCCCCGACGAGGCCGAGGCGGCGGGCGGGGACGCCGAGCCCCGCGAGTTCGACGACACGCCGTCCGGCTTCGGCCGGATCGCGGCGACCACCGCGAAGCAGGTCATCCTGCAGCGCCTGCGGGACGCCGAGGAGGAGGTCACCTTCGGCGAGTACGCCGGCCGCGAGGGCGACATCGTCACCGGCGTCGTGCAGCAGGGCAAGGACCCCAAGAACATCCTGGTGGACATCGGGAAGCTGGAGGCGATCCTGCCCTCCCAGGAGCAGGTGCCGGGCGAGGACTACGCCCACGGCGTGCGGCTGAAGTGCTACGTGGTCGCGGTCCGCAAGGGCGTCCGCGGCCCCTCGGTCACCCTCTCCCGCACCCACCCCAACCTGGTGCGGAAGCTCTTCGCGCTGGAGGTCCCGGAGATCGCGGACGGCTCGGTGGAGATCGCCGCCATCGCCCGCGAGGCCGGCCACCGCAGCAAGATCGCGGTGCGCTCGGTGAAGCAGGGGCTGAACGCCAAGGGCGCCTGCATCGGCCCGATGGGCGGCCGGGTGCGCAACGTCATGGCCGAGCTGCACGGTGAGAAGATCGACATCGTGGACTGGTCGGACGACCCGGCGGAGATGGTGGCCAACGCCCTCTCCCCGGCCCGGGTGAGCCGGGTCGAGGTCGTCGACCGGGACGCCCGCTCGGCCCGGGTCACCGTGCCCGACTACCAGCTCTCGCTGGCCATCGGCAAGGAGGGGCAGAACGCCCGCCTGGCCGCGCGGCTGACCGGCTGGCGGATCGACATCCGCCCGGACACCGCCGACGAGGCGGAGAGCCCGGCCGGCGACTAG
- a CDS encoding YlxR family protein, with product MSGRTHAVACPERTCVGCRKRAAGRDLLRVVAIGDACVPDPRRSLPGRGAHLHLDRTCLDLALRRRAFPRALRRPGPLDTEQLARYVGEQVGGDAVAAPERR from the coding sequence GTGTCTGGCCGGACGCATGCTGTCGCATGCCCGGAACGCACCTGCGTGGGCTGTCGCAAGCGAGCGGCCGGACGGGACCTGTTGCGAGTGGTCGCGATCGGGGACGCCTGCGTCCCGGACCCGCGCCGCTCGCTTCCCGGCCGAGGGGCGCACCTCCACCTCGACCGGACCTGCCTCGACCTGGCGCTGCGCCGCCGGGCGTTCCCGAGGGCGCTGCGGCGCCCGGGCCCGCTCGACACGGAGCAGCTGGCCCGGTACGTGGGCGAGCAGGTCGGCGGTGACGCGGTCGCTGCGCCGGAAAGGCGTTGA